A genomic region of Peromyscus eremicus chromosome 19, PerEre_H2_v1, whole genome shotgun sequence contains the following coding sequences:
- the LOC131896085 gene encoding interferon-inducible GTPase 1-like: protein MGQSSSDTSQNEDHGYLESSFTAYFKTIKTENKIVSQETINLIEFHLKKGNIYWANSVINATLKNIDDIPINIAVTGESGAGKSSFINALRGVGHEDEGAAKVGIVETTMERTPYIHPKVKNLTLWDMPGIGTIKFPPKDYLEKMKFQEYDFFIIVSATRFTKLELDLAKAIRFMGKNYYFVRTKVDIDLDNEKKSKPRTFDRKKVLQQIQSYCENAFSQNNMDAPQIFLISNNDLSSYDFPVLMDTLTTDIPNEKRHNLMFSLPNITETAIDRKHKSMQQLIWLEAFKAGILANVPVASILRDDVKKLKEKLNHYRNLFGVDDESLAFMAKDFQMPVGQLKKLIKSPDLLETKEEETLEGKLLKYLKTSVSANGGLLGLGLYFLKDFYLQFYLIDAITEDAKVLLQVTCSKN, encoded by the coding sequence ATGGGTCAGTCCTCTTCTGATACATCTCAAAATGAAGACCATGGATATTTGGAGTCAAGCTTCACTGCATATTTTAAGActattaaaacagaaaacaaaatcgtTTCTCAGGAAACCATCAATTTAATAGAATTTCATCtgaaaaagggaaacatttattGGGCAAACTCTGTAATCAAtgctacattaaaaaatattgatgACATCCCAATCAACATTGCTGTGACAGGAGAGTCTGGAGCAGGGAAGTCCAGCTTCATCAATGCCCTGAGGGGGGTTGGACACGAAGACGAAGGTGCAGCTAAAGTTGGGATAGTAGAGACAACTATGGAAAGAACTCCATACATACACCCCAAAGTTAAAAATTTGACTTTATGGGACATGCCTGGCATTGGAACTATAAAATTTCCGCCAAAAGATTATCTGGAGAAAATGAAATTCCAAGAGTATGATTTCTTCATTATTGTTTCTGCCACACGTTTTACGAAACTTGAACTAGACCTTGCCAAAGCAATCAGATTCATGGGAAAGAATTACTACTTTGTGAGAACTAAGGTGGACATTGATTTAGACAATGAAAAGAAATCCAAACCACGGACCTTTGACAGAAAAAAGGTGCTACAGCAAATTCAAAGTTACTGTGAGAATGCGTTTAGTCAGAATAACATGGATGCACCGCagattttcttgatttctaaCAATGATTTATCTAGCTATGATTTTCCAGTCCTGATGGACACGTTGACAACAGATATTCCTAATGAAAAGCGCcacaatttaatgttttccttgcCTAATATTACTGAGACAGCCATTGACAGAAAGCACAAGTCTATGCAGCAATTAATCTGGTTGGAAGCCTTCAAGGCTGGAATTTTGGCTAATGTTCCTGTAGCGAGCATCCTCAGGGATGATGTGAAAAAGCTGAAGGAGAAGTTAAACCACTATCGAAACCTCTTTGGAGTGGATGATGAATCCCTGGCATTCATGGCTAAGGATTTCCAAATGCCCGTTGGACAGCTGAAAAAACTCATTAAATCTCCTGATTTATTAGAAaccaaggaagaagaaacatTAGAAGGAAagcttttgaaatatttgaagacatCTGTCTCGGCTAATGGTGGGCTCCTTGGTTTAggtctttactttttaaaagacttttacttgcaattttatttaattgatgCAATTACTGAAGATGCCAAAGTTCTCCTTCAAGTGACATGCTCAAAAAACTAG